One Campylobacter concisus DNA window includes the following coding sequences:
- the rsmI gene encoding 16S rRNA (cytidine(1402)-2'-O)-methyltransferase has product MLYFIPTPIGNLEDISLRAIKILRECEIAICEDTRVCKSLVNLLNERFDANINISNFIPLHTHNEDEFFANLSDEILSKNVAYMSDAGMPGISDPGVSLVRYAQKNDIKYEILSGANAALLSVVASGLCDKEFVFLGFLPNTGRERALAIQNALSLAYPAVIYESPKRILSLVQSVANLEPEREIFAIKEATKKFETKFKGNAQNLAQILEKANLNGEWAVVISKSANIVTQNITKDEIISLDIAPKAKAKLLSKITGEEVKKIYDELIKA; this is encoded by the coding sequence TTGCTCTACTTTATTCCTACTCCAATAGGAAATTTAGAAGATATCTCGCTTCGTGCGATCAAAATTTTGCGTGAATGCGAGATAGCTATCTGCGAAGATACAAGAGTTTGCAAAAGTCTTGTAAATCTGCTAAACGAACGCTTTGACGCAAATATAAATATCTCAAATTTTATCCCGCTTCACACCCACAACGAAGATGAATTTTTTGCAAATTTAAGTGATGAAATTTTAAGCAAAAACGTAGCTTATATGAGCGATGCTGGCATGCCAGGCATAAGCGATCCAGGCGTTAGCCTAGTAAGATACGCTCAAAAAAATGATATCAAATACGAAATTTTAAGCGGAGCAAACGCTGCACTTTTAAGCGTAGTCGCCAGCGGACTTTGCGATAAAGAGTTTGTTTTTTTAGGCTTTTTACCAAATACTGGCAGAGAGAGAGCCTTAGCTATACAAAATGCTCTAAGCTTAGCCTATCCAGCTGTGATCTATGAAAGCCCAAAACGCATATTAAGCTTAGTGCAAAGCGTTGCAAATTTAGAACCAGAAAGAGAAATTTTTGCCATAAAAGAGGCCACCAAAAAATTTGAGACCAAATTTAAAGGTAATGCTCAAAATTTGGCCCAAATTTTAGAAAAAGCAAATTTAAACGGCGAATGGGCAGTAGTCATCTCAAAAAGTGCTAACATAGTCACTCAAAATATCACAAAAGATGAGATCATCTCGCTTGACATCGCCCCAAAAGCAAAGGCAAAACTGCTTAGCAAAATAACTGGCGAAGAGGTCAAAAAGATATACGACGAGCTTATAAAAGCGTAA
- the rpmE gene encoding 50S ribosomal protein L31, with protein sequence MKKEIHPEYVDCTVTCACGNTFKTKSNKSEIRIDICDKCHPFFTGSEKIVDSAGRVEKFKKKYAQK encoded by the coding sequence ATGAAAAAAGAGATCCATCCAGAGTATGTAGATTGCACCGTAACTTGCGCGTGTGGCAACACTTTTAAGACAAAGTCAAACAAAAGCGAAATCAGAATTGACATTTGTGACAAGTGCCACCCATTTTTCACAGGCAGCGAAAAGATAGTTGATAGCGCTGGCCGTGTTGAGAAATTTAAGAAAAAATACGCTCAAAAATAA
- a CDS encoding 16S rRNA (uracil(1498)-N(3))-methyltransferase: MKFLYDKNAGKERLKIVNEAFLHLKARRVEAGERISVRNLRDGKEYIYEIDEIERRSANLSLVFASLNCEHKFDFTIAWAVVDPKTIEKALPFLNELGIGKIAFVYTKFSQANFKIDLEKLNYINALSCEQCGRTSLMEFEIYKNLDELMSVYKNVSAINFGGKNLNEKRDNEILIIGPEGGFSEDETAKFKNIYGLNTKNILRSQTAVISVAAKFLA, encoded by the coding sequence ATGAAATTTTTATATGATAAAAACGCTGGCAAAGAGCGCTTAAAAATAGTAAATGAGGCATTTTTGCACCTAAAAGCTAGAAGGGTTGAGGCTGGAGAGCGCATAAGTGTTAGAAATTTACGCGACGGCAAAGAGTACATCTACGAGATCGATGAGATAGAGCGCAGAAGTGCGAATTTAAGCCTTGTCTTTGCCAGCCTAAACTGCGAGCATAAATTTGACTTTACCATCGCTTGGGCAGTTGTTGATCCAAAGACGATCGAAAAGGCACTGCCATTTTTAAATGAGCTTGGCATTGGCAAGATCGCCTTTGTCTATACTAAATTTTCTCAAGCAAATTTCAAGATCGACCTTGAAAAACTAAACTACATAAACGCACTTTCATGCGAGCAGTGCGGGAGAACGTCGCTAATGGAGTTTGAAATTTACAAAAATTTAGACGAGCTAATGAGCGTTTATAAAAATGTCTCGGCGATAAATTTTGGCGGTAAAAATTTAAATGAAAAAAGAGATAATGAAATTTTAATAATTGGTCCAGAGGGCGGATTTAGCGAGGATGAGACGGCTAAATTTAAAAATATCTACGGCCTAAATACAAAGAATATCTTAAGATCACAGACCGCAGTCATATCTGTGGCGGCAAAATTTCTTGCTTGA
- a CDS encoding 6-pyruvoyl trahydropterin synthase family protein has translation MIIRKLFRFENAHIVRFCSSKRCRTSIHGHSYVAEILLSSNFLDNAGMVYDFGLMKQNIKTIIDSFDHATTIFSGDSDEYKNDLKKHSARWIEIPLNPSAEQFCRIFFVMIERILELSVMNNGEREVKLHSVIVHETDTGYAQCFKEDAINPQMGEIRLSDIKFSEAIMDEWEDKNLLEKMINKIKIENPKDV, from the coding sequence ATGATTATTAGAAAACTTTTTAGATTTGAAAATGCGCATATCGTGAGATTTTGTAGCTCAAAGCGCTGCAGGACGAGCATCCACGGCCACAGCTATGTGGCAGAAATTTTACTTAGCTCAAATTTCTTAGACAACGCTGGCATGGTCTATGACTTTGGGCTGATGAAGCAAAACATAAAGACGATCATCGATAGCTTTGATCACGCTACGACCATATTTTCAGGCGATAGTGACGAATACAAAAACGACCTTAAAAAGCACTCTGCAAGGTGGATAGAGATCCCACTAAATCCCAGCGCAGAGCAGTTTTGCCGTATATTTTTTGTCATGATCGAGCGGATACTTGAGCTTAGCGTGATGAACAACGGCGAGCGCGAAGTGAAGCTTCATAGCGTCATCGTGCACGAGACCGACACTGGCTATGCGCAGTGCTTCAAAGAGGACGCGATAAACCCACAAATGGGCGAGATAAGGCTTAGTGATATCAAATTTTCAGAGGCGATTATGGACGAGTGGGAAGATAAAAATTTGCTTGAAAAGATGATAAATAAGATAAAAATAGAAAATCCAAAGGACGTTTAA
- a CDS encoding 7-carboxy-7-deazaguanine synthase QueE — protein MSKELELVEAFLSIQGEGAYQGRLAVFLRFLGCNLNCSGFGVKTRSLKTGEELLGCDSIRAVFKGHFHHKTYSTDEILSLVDGLCKGLEQKPIIVLTGGEPLIWHQNENFINLVRNLLINYEVHFETNGTILVDFDKFEIYKNCHFALGVKLANSGVSEQKRINLDAILAIKNNAKSSFLKFVLSRFDKSELEEILDIKNRANLPVWCMAMGANKEELSKNALKTAEFAIKHGFNYSERIHIRLWGDKEGV, from the coding sequence ATGAGCAAAGAGCTAGAATTAGTTGAGGCATTTTTAAGCATCCAAGGCGAGGGCGCTTATCAGGGTAGGCTCGCTGTGTTTTTACGCTTTTTGGGCTGCAACCTAAACTGCTCTGGCTTTGGCGTAAAGACAAGGTCTTTAAAAACAGGTGAAGAGCTTTTGGGATGCGATAGCATAAGAGCCGTTTTTAAGGGACATTTTCACCACAAAACATATAGCACAGATGAAATTTTAAGCCTAGTTGATGGGCTTTGTAAAGGCTTAGAGCAAAAGCCGATCATCGTTTTAACAGGCGGCGAGCCACTCATCTGGCATCAAAATGAAAATTTCATAAATTTGGTAAGAAATTTGCTTATAAACTACGAGGTGCATTTTGAGACAAATGGCACAATCTTGGTTGATTTTGATAAATTTGAAATTTATAAAAACTGCCATTTTGCACTTGGCGTAAAGCTAGCAAACAGCGGAGTTAGCGAGCAAAAACGCATAAATTTAGATGCTATTTTAGCTATCAAAAATAACGCAAAAAGTAGCTTTTTAAAATTTGTCCTATCGCGCTTTGACAAAAGTGAGCTGGAGGAAATTTTAGATATAAAAAATAGAGCAAATTTACCCGTCTGGTGCATGGCGATGGGCGCAAATAAAGAAGAGCTAAGCAAAAATGCTCTAAAAACAGCGGAATTTGCCATAAAGCATGGATTTAACTACTCAGAGCGTATCCACATCAGGCTTTGGGGCGACAAAGAGGGTGTTTGA
- the moaA gene encoding GTP 3',8-cyclase MoaA has product MLIDKYGRVVDYLRISVTQRCNFRCRYCMPTTPFSWTPKENLLTFEELFLFVKVAIDEGVKKIRITGGEPLVRKDLDVFIKMISDYKPDIDLALTTNGFMLPHFAKRLKDAGLKRINMSLDTLNEQKAKFIAQKSVLHDVLAGFEAALDAGLKVKINTVALKGFNDDELVNLLEFAKFRNSQIRFIEYMENSHAKDDLKGLKSDEILSIISQKYNVTKDEKLPNAPASIYRLDDGYKFGIIDPHKHDFCESCNRIRLSAEGLLIPCLYFEDALSIKKAVANGDIVAASEILRQVLANKPKENKWALGAENETSSRAFYQTGG; this is encoded by the coding sequence ATGCTAATAGATAAATATGGTCGGGTTGTTGATTATTTAAGAATTTCTGTGACGCAGCGTTGCAATTTTAGATGTAGATATTGCATGCCTACGACGCCATTTAGTTGGACACCAAAAGAGAATTTACTGACATTTGAAGAGCTATTTTTATTTGTCAAAGTAGCTATCGACGAGGGTGTGAAAAAGATCAGGATCACAGGTGGCGAACCGCTCGTGCGCAAGGATCTGGATGTCTTTATAAAGATGATAAGCGATTATAAGCCAGACATCGATCTAGCGCTTACGACAAATGGCTTTATGCTGCCGCACTTTGCCAAAAGGCTAAAAGACGCTGGTCTAAAGCGCATAAATATGTCGCTTGATACGCTAAATGAGCAAAAGGCTAAATTTATCGCTCAAAAGAGCGTCTTACACGATGTTTTAGCTGGCTTTGAAGCAGCACTTGACGCCGGGCTAAAGGTCAAGATAAACACAGTCGCTCTAAAAGGCTTTAACGACGATGAGCTAGTAAATTTGCTTGAGTTTGCTAAATTTAGAAATTCTCAGATCAGATTTATCGAATATATGGAAAACTCGCACGCCAAAGATGATCTAAAAGGGCTAAAAAGCGACGAAATTTTGAGTATCATCTCGCAAAAATATAATGTCACAAAAGATGAAAAATTGCCAAACGCACCCGCGTCTATTTATAGGCTTGATGACGGCTATAAATTTGGCATCATTGACCCCCACAAACACGACTTTTGCGAGAGTTGCAACCGCATTAGGCTAAGCGCTGAAGGACTTTTGATACCTTGCCTTTACTTTGAAGATGCACTAAGTATCAAAAAAGCAGTTGCAAATGGCGATATCGTCGCAGCAAGCGAGATCTTAAGACAAGTGCTTGCCAACAAGCCAAAAGAGAACAAATGGGCTCTAGGAGCTGAAAACGAAACCTCTTCAAGGGCATTTTACCAAACTGGTGGTTGA
- a CDS encoding DUF6115 domain-containing protein, with product MEIYIFLGFGIVLAIIIALIFIKDSETNKKFTRYERAIESAIQENYNLKKQLAALASFKPDDDEQLKDVKDELKEQINEQINEKIVPIIRAIKSIERVIDDFANEQKDRMFNLEERTRDINKIAPSVINEEEQILKMFKDGKSAAMIAKDLHVGMGRVEFVLKFHKLA from the coding sequence ATGGAAATTTACATTTTTTTAGGTTTTGGCATCGTTTTAGCGATAATAATAGCTTTGATATTTATAAAAGATAGCGAGACAAATAAGAAATTTACAAGATATGAGCGTGCCATAGAGAGCGCCATACAAGAAAACTATAATCTCAAAAAGCAGCTAGCCGCACTGGCGAGCTTTAAGCCTGATGACGACGAGCAGCTAAAAGATGTGAAAGATGAGCTAAAAGAGCAGATAAACGAGCAAATAAATGAAAAAATCGTGCCGATAATCCGCGCCATAAAGAGCATCGAGCGAGTGATAGATGACTTTGCAAACGAACAAAAAGATAGGATGTTTAACCTTGAGGAGCGAACAAGAGATATCAATAAAATCGCCCCAAGCGTCATCAACGAAGAAGAGCAGATCCTAAAGATGTTTAAAGATGGCAAAAGCGCAGCCATGATCGCTAAAGATCTTCATGTGGGTATGGGACGAGTTGAATTTGTGCTTAAATTTCATAAATTAGCCTAA
- the mqnP gene encoding menaquinone biosynthesis prenyltransferase MqnP — protein MIKKLKDIAELIVFKHSVFALPFIFVAMIVASKIENGSAWFGFKLLILGTICAVSARNFAMAFNRYQDEDIDKLNPRTASRPSVDGRIGKGNMQLFIAANALIFIACAYFVNSLAFWLSFPILAVLGGYSLFKRFSELAHLVLGLSLGLAPIAGVVAVSAAIPLWSVLLCFGVTFWVAGFDLLYSLQDMKFDQENKLFSIPAIYGDKATLFLSAIFHALAFILWLLFAWAAGLGAMAFFGIVVSGVILFFEHRIVRRDFSKIDRAFFTLNGYLGILFFIFVWISVL, from the coding sequence ATGATTAAAAAGCTAAAAGATATCGCAGAACTCATCGTTTTTAAGCACTCGGTTTTTGCCCTGCCATTTATCTTTGTGGCGATGATAGTTGCGAGCAAGATAGAAAATGGCTCAGCTTGGTTTGGCTTTAAACTGCTTATTTTAGGCACTATTTGCGCAGTTAGCGCTAGAAATTTCGCCATGGCGTTTAACAGATACCAAGACGAGGACATCGACAAGCTAAATCCACGCACCGCAAGCCGTCCAAGCGTCGATGGGCGCATCGGCAAGGGCAATATGCAGCTTTTCATCGCAGCAAACGCACTTATCTTTATCGCATGCGCTTATTTTGTAAATTCGCTCGCATTTTGGCTGAGTTTCCCCATACTTGCCGTGCTTGGCGGATACTCGCTATTTAAGCGATTTAGCGAGCTAGCGCACTTGGTGCTAGGCCTTAGTCTTGGACTTGCTCCTATCGCTGGCGTGGTCGCAGTAAGCGCTGCTATACCGCTTTGGAGCGTGCTACTTTGCTTTGGTGTGACATTTTGGGTGGCTGGCTTTGACCTGCTTTACTCGCTGCAGGATATGAAATTTGACCAAGAAAACAAGCTCTTTAGCATACCAGCGATCTACGGCGACAAGGCTACACTATTTTTATCAGCCATTTTTCACGCTCTAGCTTTTATACTCTGGCTGCTTTTTGCTTGGGCGGCTGGGCTTGGAGCGATGGCGTTTTTTGGCATTGTGGTAAGTGGTGTGATATTATTTTTCGAGCATAGGATCGTAAGGCGCGACTTTAGTAAGATAGATAGGGCGTTTTTCACGCTAAATGGCTACTTGGGAATTTTATTTTTCATCTTTGTTTGGATCAGTGTATTATGA
- a CDS encoding FAD-dependent oxidoreductase produces MSKIAIIGDGFSALFTALELAKKNEEILVISSQKDEFESGILTPFNTPALARDGAISSSFLGLVSKKSELDIALCLNENFRAWMANFTLKSTKAHDKKMRVLFKKFGQKSFEILKELSEKYPQIKFDESGVYLIFSEDESFKKRLDETRVADSEQEILSVDSELANFGLINKNIKGALNLAKNASIDAGELKKALVSELNKLGVQFINDEIYELKTQGQTVQKAVGSAGEYEADSFVVASRNLELSSKLGTNLSAILAKFYTIDLVLSEGQIPKKLIILNDMFAKIYPTKNGVTIITNLQVGAIDTLVKTEKINAFLNELKRHLGISELKEPNFRANFVLLSSNDKPAIGRDETYQNLLYNQAYGLNELSFAPHFAGVLADLIKEGKSNEQSDEILLFSSFYEG; encoded by the coding sequence ATGAGTAAAATAGCGATTATCGGAGATGGTTTTAGTGCGTTATTTACGGCGCTTGAGCTAGCTAAAAAGAATGAAGAAATTTTAGTTATTAGTAGCCAAAAAGATGAGTTTGAAAGCGGAATTTTAACCCCATTTAACACCCCAGCGCTTGCAAGAGATGGAGCGATATCTAGCTCATTTTTGGGACTAGTTAGTAAAAAAAGCGAGCTTGATATAGCGCTTTGCTTAAATGAAAACTTTAGAGCTTGGATGGCGAATTTCACGCTTAAATCAACAAAGGCTCATGATAAAAAGATGAGAGTTTTGTTTAAAAAATTTGGACAAAAGAGCTTTGAAATTTTAAAAGAGCTAAGCGAAAAATATCCGCAGATAAAATTTGATGAGAGCGGCGTTTATCTTATATTTAGCGAGGATGAGAGCTTTAAAAAGAGGCTTGATGAGACAAGGGTCGCTGATAGCGAGCAAGAAATTTTAAGCGTGGATAGTGAGCTAGCAAATTTTGGTCTGATAAACAAAAACATAAAAGGGGCGCTAAATTTAGCTAAAAACGCGAGTATCGACGCTGGAGAGCTAAAAAAAGCGCTTGTTAGTGAGCTAAACAAGCTTGGAGTACAGTTTATAAACGATGAAATTTATGAGCTAAAAACGCAGGGGCAAACCGTTCAAAAGGCTGTTGGCAGTGCTGGCGAATACGAGGCTGATAGCTTTGTCGTGGCTAGTAGAAATTTGGAGCTTTCAAGCAAGCTTGGGACAAATTTAAGTGCCATTTTGGCTAAATTTTACACGATCGATCTTGTGCTAAGCGAGGGTCAGATCCCTAAAAAACTGATCATTTTAAATGATATGTTTGCCAAAATTTATCCAACGAAAAATGGTGTCACGATCATCACAAATTTACAAGTGGGCGCGATCGATACGCTTGTAAAAACAGAAAAGATCAACGCATTTTTAAACGAGCTAAAAAGACACCTTGGCATAAGCGAGCTAAAAGAGCCTAACTTTAGGGCAAATTTCGTCCTTCTTAGCTCAAATGACAAGCCAGCGATCGGACGCGACGAGACATATCAAAATTTGCTCTATAACCAAGCATACGGGCTAAACGAACTAAGCTTTGCACCGCACTTTGCAGGCGTTTTGGCTGATCTTATAAAAGAGGGCAAAAGTAACGAGCAAAGTGATGAAATTTTGCTATTTAGCTCATTTTACGAGGGCTAA
- the miaA gene encoding tRNA (adenosine(37)-N6)-dimethylallyltransferase MiaA: MFGELALIGTTASGKSDLAFELAKEFGGVILSLDSLALYKEIDIASAKPKPWQLGAVRHFGVDEIYPDEEFSVGAFFEIYKNAKEFARSQKCPLIITGGSGFYLKAMLSGLAPDVPKCELNLSNEEIYELALQNDPEFASKFSQNDSYRLEKWYQIYKFSGQIPSIWLKQNTKESVIKELAIFEILWDKDELRARIAKRTKNMLDEGLIDEAKFLFDKYKSEPKPLKSIGLKECKKFLEGEISKSELETLIATHTAQLAKRQRTFNRSQFEKKFVGDLTQTRSEILKFLKG, encoded by the coding sequence TTGTTTGGCGAGCTAGCACTAATTGGCACCACAGCAAGCGGTAAGAGCGATCTAGCCTTTGAGCTAGCAAAGGAATTTGGTGGTGTCATCTTAAGCCTTGACTCGCTAGCACTTTATAAAGAGATAGATATCGCCAGCGCAAAGCCAAAGCCCTGGCAGCTGGGGGCTGTGAGGCACTTTGGAGTGGATGAAATTTACCCTGATGAGGAATTTAGCGTTGGGGCGTTTTTTGAAATTTATAAAAATGCAAAGGAATTTGCGCGCTCACAAAAGTGCCCACTCATCATCACGGGAGGCAGTGGCTTTTATCTAAAGGCGATGCTTAGCGGACTTGCGCCAGACGTGCCAAAATGCGAGCTAAATTTAAGTAATGAAGAAATTTACGAGCTAGCTTTACAAAACGACCCTGAGTTTGCAAGTAAATTTAGCCAAAACGATTCTTATCGCCTCGAAAAATGGTATCAAATTTATAAATTTAGCGGCCAAATCCCAAGCATCTGGCTAAAGCAAAATACCAAAGAGAGCGTCATAAAAGAGCTTGCGATATTTGAAATTTTATGGGATAAAGATGAGCTTAGAGCTCGTATCGCAAAGCGAACGAAAAATATGCTAGATGAGGGCTTGATAGATGAGGCGAAGTTTTTATTTGACAAGTATAAAAGCGAGCCAAAACCACTAAAATCAATAGGTCTAAAAGAGTGCAAGAAGTTTTTGGAGGGTGAAATTTCAAAAAGCGAGCTAGAAACGCTTATCGCCACGCACACAGCCCAGCTTGCTAAGCGCCAGCGAACCTTTAACCGCTCGCAGTTTGAGAAGAAATTTGTGGGCGACTTGACGCAGACTAGAAGTGAAATTTTGAAATTTTTAAAAGGTTAA
- a CDS encoding iron-sulfur cluster assembly scaffold protein — MAKNNLIGGSIWDEYSKVVQDRMNNPKFMGELTEEDAKKANAKLIVADFGAESCGDAVRLYWLVDEKTDKIIDAKFKSFGCGTAIASSDTMAELCIGKTVDEAVKITNLDVERAMRDNPDTPAVPPQKMHCSVMAYDVIKAAAASYKGIDPEHFEDEIIVCECARVSLGTIKEVIRLNDLHTVEEITQYTKAGAFCKSCVRPGGHEKKDYYLVDILRDTRAEMEQERLEAQANAQANNTLSDVSFESMTMVGQLKAIESIIDKEIRPMLMMDGGNLEIIDIRNDNGENIDVYIRYLGACSGCSSGSTGTLYAIENVLQESLSPKIRVMPI; from the coding sequence ATGGCAAAAAATAACTTAATCGGCGGCTCTATCTGGGATGAATACTCAAAGGTAGTGCAAGACAGGATGAATAATCCTAAATTCATGGGCGAACTAACCGAAGAGGACGCCAAAAAAGCAAACGCAAAACTTATCGTCGCTGACTTTGGCGCAGAGAGCTGCGGCGATGCGGTCAGGCTCTACTGGCTCGTTGATGAGAAAACTGACAAGATAATAGACGCTAAATTTAAAAGCTTTGGCTGTGGCACGGCGATAGCTAGCTCTGATACGATGGCTGAGCTTTGCATCGGCAAAACAGTCGATGAGGCGGTCAAGATAACAAACCTCGATGTCGAAAGAGCTATGCGTGACAACCCAGACACACCGGCCGTCCCACCTCAAAAGATGCACTGCTCGGTTATGGCGTATGACGTTATCAAGGCAGCTGCTGCAAGCTACAAGGGCATAGACCCGGAGCACTTTGAAGATGAGATCATCGTTTGCGAATGCGCTAGAGTGAGCCTTGGCACGATCAAAGAGGTGATAAGATTAAACGACCTTCACACGGTTGAGGAGATCACGCAATACACCAAAGCAGGCGCATTTTGCAAATCATGCGTTAGACCTGGCGGACACGAGAAAAAAGACTACTATTTGGTTGATATCTTGCGCGATACTAGGGCTGAGATGGAGCAAGAGAGGCTTGAAGCTCAGGCCAACGCTCAAGCAAACAACACGCTAAGCGACGTTAGCTTTGAGAGCATGACGATGGTTGGCCAGCTAAAAGCGATCGAGTCGATCATCGATAAAGAGATCCGCCCGATGCTTATGATGGATGGCGGAAATTTAGAGATCATAGACATCAGAAACGATAACGGCGAAAATATCGACGTTTATATCCGCTATCTTGGCGCTTGCTCAGGCTGTTCAAGCGGCTCGACTGGCACGCTTTATGCGATAGAAAATGTCTTACAAGAGAGCCTAAGCCCAAAAATCAGGGTTATGCCTATATAA
- a CDS encoding NifS family cysteine desulfurase: protein MRVYLDNNATTMVDPEAFELMKPFFCEKYGNPNSLHKFGSETHPALRTALDQLYAGLNAKDSDDIVVTSCATESNNWVVKGIYFDKIATGEKKRIVTTAVEHPAILATCKFLEKYGVDLTVLDVNSDGIVTPEQLRAVMDENVALVAIMSANNETGMIFPIKELAKVAHEYGALFHTDAVQAVGKIKIDVQDLDVDFLSFSAHKFHGPKGVGALFIKNSMPLSSLLHGGEHMGGRRSGTLDVPGIVGMGKALELANKFMDYEHSHVRRLRDKLEDALLQIPDVSIVGKKDQRVPNTILASIKGVEGEAMLWDLNRAGIAASTGSACASETLESNPIMEAIGADKELAHTALRLSLSRFNTEEEIDYAIEQITKAINRLRGISSTFAYAPEWHKSGL from the coding sequence TTGAGAGTATATTTAGACAATAACGCCACAACGATGGTTGATCCAGAAGCTTTTGAACTTATGAAGCCGTTTTTTTGCGAAAAATACGGCAATCCAAACTCACTTCACAAATTTGGCTCAGAAACCCACCCAGCGCTAAGAACAGCGCTAGATCAGCTCTACGCCGGACTAAATGCAAAAGATAGCGATGACATCGTCGTTACCTCATGCGCAACTGAGAGCAACAACTGGGTTGTAAAAGGCATCTACTTTGACAAAATAGCAACTGGTGAGAAAAAACGCATCGTCACCACCGCAGTCGAGCATCCAGCCATTTTGGCAACTTGTAAATTTCTAGAAAAATATGGCGTGGATCTTACAGTCTTAGACGTAAATAGCGACGGCATCGTCACTCCAGAGCAGCTAAGAGCTGTCATGGACGAAAATGTCGCACTTGTCGCCATAATGAGCGCAAACAACGAAACTGGCATGATCTTTCCTATAAAAGAGCTTGCCAAAGTTGCCCACGAATACGGCGCTTTATTTCACACTGACGCCGTGCAAGCAGTCGGCAAGATAAAGATAGATGTTCAAGACCTAGACGTTGATTTTTTAAGCTTTTCAGCGCATAAATTTCACGGACCAAAGGGCGTTGGAGCATTATTTATAAAAAATAGCATGCCACTAAGCAGCTTGCTTCACGGTGGCGAACACATGGGCGGACGCAGAAGCGGCACACTTGATGTACCAGGCATCGTTGGCATGGGCAAGGCGCTTGAGCTAGCAAATAAATTTATGGATTACGAGCATTCGCACGTTCGTCGTTTGCGTGACAAACTTGAAGACGCGCTACTACAAATTCCTGACGTTAGTATAGTTGGCAAAAAAGATCAGCGCGTGCCAAACACCATCCTAGCTTCTATCAAAGGTGTCGAGGGCGAGGCGATGCTTTGGGATCTAAATAGAGCTGGCATAGCAGCATCTACAGGCTCTGCCTGTGCGAGTGAGACGCTTGAGAGCAACCCTATCATGGAGGCGATCGGAGCTGACAAAGAGCTAGCTCACACCGCACTTAGACTATCTCTTTCAAGATTTAACACAGAAGAAGAGATCGACTACGCGATCGAGCAGATAACAAAGGCTATAAATAGACTAAGAGGCATATCAAGCACATTTGCATACGCCCCAGAGTGGCATAAGAGTGGATTATAA
- a CDS encoding diadenosine tetraphosphate hydrolase has translation MGSNKISTKEQIIKFKDYADIADASYAMLHWISENEKNGFDDLNDKQNKKDIG, from the coding sequence ATGGGAAGCAATAAAATTTCAACCAAAGAACAGATAATTAAATTTAAAGACTATGCTGATATAGCTGACGCAAGTTATGCAATGCTTCACTGGATAAGTGAGAATGAAAAAAATGGATTTGACGATCTAAATGATAAACAAAACAAAAAGGATATAGGATGA
- a CDS encoding tRNA 2-selenouridine synthase, translating to MKFVAIILLLLTSIFLIACSANQASNKINNSELENLASKYGGVYVFNQKFVEEIEKREAERKELSKKMKGRDLGDGLYAIDPKPINEKLPRILSNGKQYHTINTYQKAVNLSKTYIDKVINHIGQENYHKFTPDINVWSFYIDDNNNIVPIEMTVTYNYKVKKYGLFGDEGRGFSLSKGEIHTAKGGNKFILNNNKFEKVK from the coding sequence ATGAAATTTGTTGCAATTATACTTCTACTACTAACAAGCATATTTTTAATAGCTTGCTCTGCAAATCAAGCAAGCAATAAGATAAACAACTCTGAACTAGAGAATTTAGCTAGTAAATATGGTGGGGTTTATGTGTTTAATCAAAAATTTGTTGAAGAGATAGAGAAAAGAGAAGCTGAGAGGAAAGAGCTAAGTAAAAAAATGAAAGGTAGAGATTTGGGTGATGGTCTTTATGCTATTGATCCAAAACCCATTAACGAGAAACTCCCACGAATTCTTTCAAACGGCAAACAATACCATACAATTAACACTTACCAAAAAGCTGTAAATTTATCAAAAACATATATTGACAAGGTGATAAACCATATAGGACAAGAGAATTATCATAAATTTACACCAGATATTAATGTTTGGTCTTTTTATATAGATGATAACAATAATATAGTACCCATTGAAATGACAGTAACATATAACTACAAAGTCAAAAAGTATGGCTTATTTGGTGATGAAGGTAGAGGGTTTTCTTTATCAAAAGGCGAAATACATACTGCAAAGGGTGGAAATAAATTTATCCTTAATAACAATAAATTTGAAAAAGTAAAGTAA